The genomic interval GGCGGCGCCGCGCCGAGGTTGCCTTCGACGCGCGCGTATCCATCCGCGTCCTGCGGCTGTGCGCTTGCCGCGTCGCTGCCGTCGCGCTCGGCGAGGGCTTCGCTGCGTTGCTGCAGCATGCGCCGGTCTTCGCGCTGCATGGCATTGGCCTCGCGCGTGCGCGCCGCCGGCTTCGCCAGCGCCTGCGGTGCCTGTGCGGGAGGCGTCAGCGCCTTCGCCGGCGCGGGCGGCGCAGGCGGTGCCGGGGGCGAGACCACGGCCGGCGTGGGCGGCGGTGCCATCATCGGCTCCGGCTCGGCCGCAATGGGGGCGTCCGCGGGTGCTGCCACTGGTGCGGGCGCGGCGCGCGGCGCGTCGTGGTCGTTCGCTGCCGGTGCCAGCTTCTGCACGGAGGCTGGCGGAGGCGGGGGCATGTCGGTGGGCGTCGGGGCCGTGCCGGACGCGGCCGCCGCGTCTTCGGCGGCTGCTGGCTGGGCCGCGGCGGTTTGCTCGGCCACCGCTTCGGCGGCGGCTGGCGCTGGCATGGCCGTGTCGGAAGCGACCGGCGCGGCCACCGGCGGTGTCGGGGTGCGCAACTGCCAGGCGATGCCCGCGGCCAGCGTCAACGATGCCGCCAGCCCGGTCCAGGCCTGCCAGCGTGCGCGGCGGCGCGGGACCGTGTTGGTACGGACATCATGGTCCGCTGGTGCCGATGCGGCTGCGCTCGCAACCGGCGCCGTCGCCGCTGCAGGTTCGGCGGCGGCGCCGTGCGGCGCGGACGCGACCGGCGCAGGCGTCACCGCGGCGCGCGCCGCGGCCAGGATTGCGGCGTCCAGCGCCGCCGACGGCGATGCCTGCCGGCCCAGCCGCAGGTGCTCGGCAAGGGCGCGTTCTTCCGGGGTCAGCGGTTCGTCGGCACTCATCCGCCCAGCCTCGCGCGCAATTTGTCCATCGCATAGCGCAGCCGCGACTTGACCGTCTCGCGGCCGACGCCGGTGATCTGTGCGATCTCCTCCAGGCTCAGTTCCTGTTCCAGGCGCAGCAGCAGCACGTCGCGTTGATCCTCCGGCAAGTCGTCGAGCGCCAGTTGCAGCTGGCGCCGCTGTTCGAACGCCGACAGCTGCCGCTCCGGCGTATCCGGGTCCGGCACGCTGGCGGTGCGCAGTTCGGCATCGGCCGGCGCGGCCGGACGGTGCTTGGCCGCGCGCCAGTGGTCGCCGAGCCGATTGTGGGCGATGCGCAGCAGCCAGGTACTGAACGCGGCCTGCGGTTGCCAGCCCTGGCGGGCGGCGATGACCCGCTGCCACACGTCCTGGAACATTTCCTCGGCCAGCGCCACGTCGCGCAGCTGGCGCAGCAGGTAGTGGTAGAGCCGGCTGCGGTGGCGCGCGTACAGGGTCTCGAACGCGCCGGCGTCGCCGGCCGCATAGGCCAGCATCAGGGCTTCGTCGCTCGTTTCGACCAGGGCGTCCACGGCGGCAAGCCTAAGCGTTCGCCGGCCCGGCGCATAGCATCGGGTGAGGGCTGTGGCGGCGGGCGGGGGCGCGATGGCTGCGGGCATCGTAGACAGAGAACGCGCCAGCGGCGCGTCCGGGGTCAGCGCGCGTGCGCCTGTTCACGTAAAAGGTATGCTGGCGTCTAAGGGGGAGGCGTGGGGCAGGTCCTACGTCATGCAGGAGTTGTTGTTGATGTTGTTCGAGCCGTCCTCCATCGACCGCCAGGATCACCCCGACGGCCACGCTGGCATGCAGACCGCGGTTGCCTTGTGCGGCTTGCTGCCGCCCGGTAGCGCGGTGGCCATCGCGTGCGGCGACGGCAGCGCCGGCGTGCGCCTGTTCGGCGCCACGCCGGATGCGCCGGCATGGCTGCCGGCGCTGGTCCGGAGGTGCCTCGCCGAGACCGTGCCGGCGCCTGCGGACGCCTTGCTGCACGTGCTGAAAACGCCCGACGGCGCCTGCGTGGCCGTGGCCGCCCGGCTGCAGCAGCCGCTGTCCGAAGCGCAGCGTAGCGCCTGGTGCGAGATGGCCGCCGCGTTCGGCCTGGCGCTGCTGGAAACCGAGCGGATGCGTGCGCGCATCGAGGGCCTGGAGAAGTCCAAGCAGCTGCAGCAGGCGCTGTACGAGATCGCCGACCTGGCCGGCACGGACCTGGAAATGGGGCAAATGCTGCAGCACGTGCATTCGGTGCTGGACTCGCTGATGTACGCAGAGAACTGCTACATCGTCGAGTACGACGAAGATCAGCAGAGCATGCGCTTCCTGTATTTCTCCGACCGGCACGACGATTTCGTCGCCGACCCGGAACGGCTGTACTACCAGCGCGACATGCCCAACAGCCTGACCTTCGCCCTGCTGCGCCACGGCCAGGCGGTGCGCGGGCCGTCGCCGCAGGTGCGCGACCGCTTGCGGGTGGACTACGACGCCCTGCACGGACCGGACAGCAAGGACTGGCTGGGCGTGCCGATGCTGCGCGAGGGTCGCGTCTGCGGCGCGATCGTGGTGCAGAACTACGACCGTGCGCTGCACTACACCGATGCCGACCGCGCGCTGCTGGCCTACGTCGCCCAGCACGTGCTGACCGCGATGGACCGGCGCCACGCGCAGGTGCAACTGGAGCGGCGCGTGCAGTTGCGCACCCAGGAGCTGCAGCGCGCCAACCACGACCTGCAGGACGAGATCCAGGAGCGCAAGCGCGCCGAGACCCTGCAACTGGCCCTGTTCCGCATCGCCGAGCTGGCGATCCGCTCGGAGAGCCTGCAGCAGTTCTACGCCGAGGTGCATGCCATCGTCGGCGGGCTGATCGATGCGCGCAATCTGTACATCGCGTTGCTGTCCGACGACGCCAAGATGCTGGAGTTCGTCTATTCGGTGGACGAGCACAGCCCGCGGCGCCCGCTGCGGCGGCGGGGCAGGGGCCTGACCGAGTACGTGATGCGCAAGCGCCGGCCGATCCTGCTGGAACTGGCGGAAATCGAAGCGCTGGTTGCGCAGGGCGAGGTGCAGGAATACGGCACGCGCTCGCACAGCTGGCTGGGCGTGCCGCTGTTCGACGAGGGCGAGGTGGTCGGCGCGATCGTGGTGCAGAGCTATACCACGCAGGTGCGTTTCACCGAATACGACCAGCGCCTGCTGACCTTCGTCGCGCACAATGTCGGCGGCGGCCTGGCACGACAGCGTGCGCAGGAGCGGCTGCGGCTGGCGCACGCCGAGCTGGAGCAGCGGGTGGCCGAGCGCACCCGCGAACTGGCCGAGGTCAACCAGCAGCTGCTGGCGCAGATCGCCGAGCGCTGGCGTGCCGAGCAGCGGCTGACCCACCAGGCGCTGCACGACGCGCTGACCGGGCTGCCGAACCGCTCGCATCTGCTGGACCGGCTCGGCGAAGCGATCAACCGCGCGCGCAACGGCGACGGCGTGGCGTTCGCGGTGCTGTTCCTGGACCTGGACCGGTTCAAGCTGGTCAACGACAGCATCGGCCACGCCGCCGGCGACGAAATGCTGGTGGAGGTGGCCAAGCGCATCGTCTCCACGTTGCGCAGCGACGATGTGGTCGCGCGCCTGGGCGGCGACGAGTTCGCGATCCTGGTCAGCTGCGAAGAGGGGCTGGAGGGCGTGCGCGAGTTGGCGCAGCGCCTGCTCGGCGTGCTCGGCCAGCCGATGTGGGTGGCCGGCCGCGAGCTGTTCCCGTCCGGCAGCCTGGGCATCGCCGCCTGGCACCCGCGCTATCGCAGCGGTGAGGAGCTGCTGCGCGACGCGGATGCGGCGATGTACCGGGCCAAGTCGCAGACCCAGGACCGCTGCGCGGTGTTTGACGAGGCGATGCGCGAGGCGGCGCTGCGCAGCCTGGACCTGGAGGCGGACCTGCGGCGGGCGATCAAGAACGGCGACTTCGAGCCGT from Xanthomonas sp. DAR 34887 carries:
- a CDS encoding RNA polymerase sigma factor; translation: MDALVETSDEALMLAYAAGDAGAFETLYARHRSRLYHYLLRQLRDVALAEEMFQDVWQRVIAARQGWQPQAAFSTWLLRIAHNRLGDHWRAAKHRPAAPADAELRTASVPDPDTPERQLSAFEQRRQLQLALDDLPEDQRDVLLLRLEQELSLEEIAQITGVGRETVKSRLRYAMDKLRARLGG
- a CDS encoding EAL domain-containing protein — its product is MQELLLMLFEPSSIDRQDHPDGHAGMQTAVALCGLLPPGSAVAIACGDGSAGVRLFGATPDAPAWLPALVRRCLAETVPAPADALLHVLKTPDGACVAVAARLQQPLSEAQRSAWCEMAAAFGLALLETERMRARIEGLEKSKQLQQALYEIADLAGTDLEMGQMLQHVHSVLDSLMYAENCYIVEYDEDQQSMRFLYFSDRHDDFVADPERLYYQRDMPNSLTFALLRHGQAVRGPSPQVRDRLRVDYDALHGPDSKDWLGVPMLREGRVCGAIVVQNYDRALHYTDADRALLAYVAQHVLTAMDRRHAQVQLERRVQLRTQELQRANHDLQDEIQERKRAETLQLALFRIAELAIRSESLQQFYAEVHAIVGGLIDARNLYIALLSDDAKMLEFVYSVDEHSPRRPLRRRGRGLTEYVMRKRRPILLELAEIEALVAQGEVQEYGTRSHSWLGVPLFDEGEVVGAIVVQSYTTQVRFTEYDQRLLTFVAHNVGGGLARQRAQERLRLAHAELEQRVAERTRELAEVNQQLLAQIAERWRAEQRLTHQALHDALTGLPNRSHLLDRLGEAINRARNGDGVAFAVLFLDLDRFKLVNDSIGHAAGDEMLVEVAKRIVSTLRSDDVVARLGGDEFAILVSCEEGLEGVRELAQRLLGVLGQPMWVAGRELFPSGSLGIAAWHPRYRSGEELLRDADAAMYRAKSQTQDRCAVFDEAMREAALRSLDLEADLRRAIKNGDFEPFYQPIVRLIDGAVVGHEALLRWRHESRGLLLPSQFIDLGEDSGLIEQVDWLLYEQVIQRLARSGTGYVSVNVSPRHFRSPDFTERLFGLIDTAGADPRRLRVEITEVALLDDAPRTLTILQALRERGVLAQLDDFGTGFSALSYLHRFPISALKIDQSFVAGLHGESGAGSYALVRSILALASTLGIETIGEGIETEQQLETLRELGCDYGQGYLLGRPAQHD